The following coding sequences are from one Tissierella sp. window:
- a CDS encoding TraX family protein, which yields MNVFVLKIIALVSMIIDHYGAIFHEGTDIYRIIGRLAFPIYCFLLVEGYMHTKDVKKYGIRLFIFALISEIPFDYAFYGKIGFSHQNIFFTLLIGLVTIYILDNKEEKFNYNKSLVIGCAVLLATFFFVDYSFIGIVYILAFYYYKELPKAKRLQKVGLVLLVTNLLAGIAQQFSLLSLPIIYLYNGELGPKNKALQMLFYIAYPLHLAIFYLL from the coding sequence ATGAATGTATTTGTATTAAAGATAATAGCTCTAGTATCTATGATAATAGATCACTATGGCGCTATCTTTCATGAAGGGACAGATATCTATAGAATCATTGGGAGATTAGCTTTCCCAATATATTGTTTCTTGTTAGTAGAAGGCTATATGCACACTAAAGATGTAAAAAAATATGGAATTAGGTTATTTATCTTTGCCTTAATATCTGAAATTCCTTTTGACTATGCCTTTTATGGGAAAATAGGATTTAGTCACCAAAATATATTTTTTACTTTATTAATTGGCTTAGTTACGATTTATATATTGGATAATAAGGAAGAAAAATTCAACTATAATAAATCCTTAGTTATAGGTTGTGCTGTGCTTTTAGCCACCTTCTTCTTTGTTGATTATAGTTTTATTGGCATCGTTTATATATTGGCATTTTACTATTATAAGGAATTACCTAAAGCTAAGAGATTGCAAAAAGTAGGATTAGTACTTCTTGTTACCAACTTACTTGCTGGAATAGCACAACAATTTTCATTGCTTTCTTTGCCTATTATATATCTATATAATGGAGAACTTGGTCCAAAAAACAAAGCATTACAGATGCTATTTTACATAGCATATCCATTGCATTTGGCAATATTTTACTTATTATAG
- a CDS encoding SDR family oxidoreductase has product MKLKGKVAIVTGSTSGMGRATAEMYAREGAKVVVTGRNEARAKEVVDKIKAEGNEAIYIVADMTKLEDVKMIFDKTMEAYGTVDILFNNAGMLSITPLMNLSLKEWEDTFRVNVTAPLYLAQLVAPVMKEKGKGIIINTSSVAGAHAHHGMAAYVSSKHALSGLTKSMAWELGPEIRVNAILPGAIMTAMVESVGGDAAVKHLVEGSPLKKAGQPDEIASVALFLATDESSFVTGQLLRVDGGIDI; this is encoded by the coding sequence ATGAAGTTAAAGGGTAAAGTAGCAATTGTAACTGGTTCAACATCTGGAATGGGTCGTGCAACAGCTGAGATGTATGCAAGAGAAGGTGCTAAAGTTGTTGTTACAGGTAGAAATGAAGCTAGAGCTAAAGAAGTAGTAGATAAAATTAAAGCTGAAGGCAACGAAGCTATCTATATAGTAGCAGATATGACTAAACTTGAAGATGTTAAAATGATATTTGACAAGACTATGGAAGCTTATGGTACTGTTGATATTTTATTCAATAATGCAGGAATGTTAAGTATTACTCCTCTGATGAATTTATCATTAAAAGAATGGGAAGATACTTTTAGAGTAAATGTTACAGCTCCTTTATATCTTGCTCAATTAGTTGCTCCTGTAATGAAAGAAAAAGGAAAAGGCATTATAATCAATACAAGTTCTGTAGCTGGAGCACATGCACATCATGGTATGGCAGCTTATGTTTCATCAAAGCATGCTCTATCTGGCTTAACTAAGTCAATGGCTTGGGAATTAGGACCTGAAATTAGAGTAAATGCTATATTACCAGGAGCTATTATGACTGCTATGGTTGAAAGCGTAGGAGGAGATGCAGCAGTTAAACATTTAGTTGAAGGTTCACCTCTAAAGAAAGCTGGACAGCCAGATGAAATAGCTAGTGTTGCTTTATTCTTAGCTACTGATGAATCTTCCTTTGTTACTGGACAATTATTAAGAGTAGATGGTGGAATTGATATCTAA
- a CDS encoding small, acid-soluble spore protein, alpha/beta type, whose product MNQNATKALEQMQLEIANEFDANLTISEKSDGAVTRDLVTRAENQLADKDTFNPS is encoded by the coding sequence ATGAACCAAAACGCGACAAAAGCCTTAGAACAAATGCAGCTGGAGATAGCAAATGAATTTGACGCAAACTTAACTATCTCTGAGAAATCCGATGGAGCTGTGACTAGGGACTTGGTTACAAGAGCAGAAAATCAGCTTGCTGATAAAGACACGTTTAATCCAAGCTAA
- a CDS encoding MBL fold metallo-hydrolase, whose translation MKNNSKVLVLILAIFTIVLLGGCEAVVEPNSVADTGDILEVHFIDVGQADSVLIKKGNESMLIDAGNNDDGDLVVNYLKKQKIKKLKYVIGTHPHEDHIGGLDDVIDNMEIEKIIMPNAIATTKTFEDVLDSISNKGLSITKAKVGNKYTLNGAEFILLAPKGEEYSSLNDYSVVIKLTNGDNSFLFTGDAEKLSEEEMLKDNKNLLKSDVLKVGHHGSITSTSQAFLDAVDPSLAVIMSETGNSYGHPHKEIVESLEKKKIDILRTDQEGSIILKSDSKTISFHDKGIQTYDNSPKPKVIISDLDKVGETVTIKNDSSTDINLEGWRLLSVKGNQEYIFPDYILKANEIVIVTSGGKDGNLTWGSENIWNNSESDPAVLYDKEGNEIYRFDN comes from the coding sequence ATGAAAAATAATAGCAAAGTTCTTGTACTAATACTAGCAATATTTACAATCGTTTTATTAGGAGGCTGTGAGGCTGTAGTAGAGCCGAATTCAGTAGCTGATACAGGTGATATTTTAGAAGTGCATTTTATCGATGTAGGCCAGGCAGATTCAGTTTTAATAAAAAAAGGCAATGAATCCATGCTAATAGACGCAGGAAACAATGACGATGGTGACTTAGTAGTAAATTACCTTAAGAAGCAAAAGATAAAAAAGCTGAAATATGTAATAGGGACTCACCCCCACGAAGATCATATAGGTGGATTAGATGATGTAATTGATAATATGGAAATAGAAAAAATAATCATGCCAAATGCCATAGCTACAACTAAAACCTTTGAGGATGTACTTGATAGTATAAGCAATAAGGGTCTATCTATTACAAAAGCTAAGGTAGGAAATAAATATACTTTAAATGGTGCTGAGTTTATTTTACTTGCCCCTAAGGGAGAAGAATATAGTAGTTTAAATGATTATTCAGTAGTTATAAAGCTTACAAATGGTGATAACTCATTTTTATTTACAGGAGATGCAGAGAAATTATCAGAAGAAGAAATGCTTAAAGATAATAAAAATTTATTGAAATCTGATGTGCTTAAAGTGGGACATCATGGAAGTATAACATCTACTTCTCAGGCCTTTTTAGATGCAGTTGATCCTAGTCTAGCAGTTATCATGTCAGAAACAGGAAATAGCTATGGACATCCACATAAGGAGATAGTGGAAAGTTTAGAGAAAAAAAAGATAGATATTCTTAGGACAGATCAAGAGGGAAGTATCATATTAAAAAGTGATAGCAAAACCATTAGCTTCCATGACAAGGGGATTCAGACTTATGACAATTCACCTAAGCCTAAAGTAATAATCAGTGACCTTGATAAGGTAGGGGAGACAGTAACTATAAAAAATGATTCTTCAACAGATATTAATTTAGAAGGGTGGAGACTATTATCTGTTAAAGGCAATCAAGAATATATATTCCCAGACTATATCCTAAAGGCAAATGAAATAGTTATCGTAACTAGTGGAGGAAAAGATGGTAATCTTACTTGGGGTAGTGAAAATATCTGGAATAATTCAGAAAGCGACCCAGCAGTGCTTTATGACAAAGAAGGTAATGAAATATATAGATTTGATAACTAG
- a CDS encoding aminopeptidase: protein MLKNFETMLNEYARLCVKVGINLQQGQPLVISAPIEGVDFVRLVAKNAYELGASEVHVNWNDEVLTKLKYENAPMEVFENFPKWFADGQVDFAKKNAGFLSISAQDPELLKSIDPKKIATYNKSASLALKEFRNYTMNDINAWCVVSIPTKSWAKRVFPDVSEDEAVEKLWAAIFNATRMDLKDPIKAWENHIETLIKKSDFLNKNDFKSLHYTSSNGTDLVVELPNDHIWVSGGSTNAKDTYFVANMPTEEVFTMPLKTGVNGHVYSTKPLNYGGKLIDDFKLTFKDGKVVDFDAKVGKEVLTDLLSIDDGAKYLGEVALVPFASPISESNIVFMNTLFDENASCHFAFGKAYPTNIKGGEKMSDEELEANGVNNSLTHVDFMIGSPDMSIVGTRKDGEKIQIFKNGNWAF, encoded by the coding sequence ATGTTGAAAAATTTTGAAACAATGTTAAATGAATATGCAAGGCTATGCGTTAAAGTAGGTATCAATCTACAACAAGGTCAACCTTTAGTAATTAGCGCTCCTATTGAAGGTGTAGATTTTGTAAGACTAGTAGCTAAAAATGCTTATGAGCTTGGTGCTAGCGAAGTTCATGTTAATTGGAATGATGAAGTACTTACAAAATTAAAATATGAAAATGCTCCTATGGAAGTTTTTGAAAACTTCCCTAAATGGTTTGCAGATGGACAAGTGGATTTTGCTAAGAAAAATGCAGGCTTCCTTTCTATCTCTGCTCAAGACCCAGAGCTTTTAAAATCAATTGATCCAAAGAAGATTGCTACTTATAACAAATCAGCTTCTTTAGCTTTAAAAGAATTTAGAAACTATACTATGAATGATATTAATGCATGGTGTGTAGTCTCTATTCCTACAAAATCTTGGGCTAAGAGAGTTTTCCCAGATGTATCAGAAGATGAAGCAGTAGAAAAACTATGGGCTGCAATATTCAATGCTACTCGTATGGATTTAAAAGATCCAATTAAGGCATGGGAAAATCATATAGAAACCTTAATCAAGAAAAGCGATTTCTTAAATAAAAATGATTTTAAATCCTTACACTATACCTCTTCAAATGGAACAGATTTAGTAGTAGAATTGCCAAATGATCATATATGGGTATCAGGGGGCAGTACAAATGCTAAAGATACTTATTTTGTAGCTAATATGCCTACAGAAGAAGTATTTACTATGCCACTTAAGACAGGAGTAAATGGCCATGTCTATAGTACAAAGCCTTTGAATTATGGTGGAAAGTTAATTGATGATTTTAAACTTACATTTAAAGATGGTAAGGTAGTTGATTTCGATGCTAAAGTAGGCAAAGAAGTATTGACTGACTTGCTTTCCATAGATGATGGAGCAAAATATCTTGGTGAAGTTGCTTTAGTTCCTTTTGCATCACCTATTTCTGAATCAAATATAGTATTTATGAATACATTATTTGATGAAAATGCTTCCTGCCATTTCGCCTTTGGTAAGGCTTATCCTACTAATATAAAGGGTGGAGAAAAAATGTCCGATGAAGAGTTAGAAGCTAATGGTGTTAACAACTCCCTTACTCATGTGGACTTTATGATAGGCTCTCCTGATATGTCAATTGTTGGTACAAGAAAAGATGGAGAAAAAATACAAATATTTAAAAATGGAAACTGGGCATTTTAG
- a CDS encoding glucose 1-dehydrogenase, giving the protein MKLKNKVAIVTGASAGMGKDIAYYFAKEGATVYAVARRLERLEELANSAKDLEGKIIPVAADLMSKEATENMIENAYKQSGKLDILVNNAGIMDDFSPVGEVKDETLEKVFNLNVYSPFYSIRKVVNIFLAHGGGNIINIASIGGLYGSRAGAVYTASKHALIGLTKNTAFMYSKKNIRCNAICPGGIETEIATGEFMKDVNTEGMNMAMSGVAGNPRAGQGHEIATVAVFLASDDAGYVNGQCIAVDGGWTAY; this is encoded by the coding sequence ATGAAATTGAAAAATAAAGTTGCAATTGTAACAGGTGCTAGTGCAGGAATGGGTAAGGACATAGCTTATTATTTTGCTAAGGAAGGTGCTACTGTATATGCTGTAGCTAGAAGATTAGAAAGACTAGAAGAATTAGCAAATAGTGCTAAGGATTTGGAAGGTAAAATAATACCTGTTGCAGCTGATTTAATGTCTAAAGAAGCTACAGAAAATATGATTGAAAATGCTTATAAGCAATCTGGCAAACTAGACATTTTAGTAAATAATGCTGGAATAATGGATGACTTTAGCCCTGTTGGCGAAGTAAAAGATGAAACCCTTGAAAAAGTATTTAACTTAAATGTATACTCACCTTTCTACTCTATTAGAAAAGTTGTAAATATTTTTCTAGCTCATGGTGGTGGAAATATTATAAATATTGCTTCCATAGGTGGATTATATGGATCAAGAGCAGGAGCTGTTTATACTGCATCAAAACATGCATTAATTGGTCTTACAAAGAATACAGCCTTTATGTATTCTAAGAAAAATATTAGATGCAATGCTATTTGTCCTGGTGGAATAGAAACTGAAATCGCAACAGGAGAATTTATGAAGGATGTTAACACAGAAGGAATGAACATGGCTATGTCAGGTGTTGCAGGTAATCCAAGAGCAGGCCAAGGCCATGAAATTGCAACAGTTGCAGTGTTTTTAGCAAGTGATGATGCAGGTTATGTAAACGGACAATGTATAGCAGTTGACGGAGGATGGACTGCTTACTAA
- a CDS encoding S-layer homology domain-containing protein translates to MKKTVLLLLLALMIFVGSSISVAAEIDYRYESTFTLDNLISKELVALDSGYQYLKQMAKGPTILRIKDDYDNLAFIGVYPLDISKVKDYVYIDKDVEVLKWDEIIYEDGEDYEEELGVVSGYITLNEPGFYLVSSVAWAAGPNEYIVEVVGETPYTGAYPFKGIGLSNYKAKNIYEKGIFNDIEDNAWYAKAVIECYELGFMAGKGEGKFDPKGNVTLAEAVTMAARINKIYYGNSPIFDNTGSNWYDGAIAYLKEQQIICGDEFIDYTKDATRAELAYIFSKTLPYMEYPEINNITELPDVDYNTKYDYSIFTLYNSGIVTGSDKELTFKPESNISRAEAAAIITRLVNTENRTKIVK, encoded by the coding sequence ATGAAAAAAACAGTTTTACTATTATTATTAGCTTTGATGATTTTTGTAGGCTCATCAATTTCAGTAGCTGCTGAAATTGATTATCGCTATGAAAGTACATTTACTTTGGACAACTTAATTTCAAAAGAATTAGTAGCTCTTGATTCTGGGTATCAATATTTAAAACAAATGGCTAAAGGGCCTACTATTTTAAGAATTAAAGATGATTATGATAACTTAGCTTTTATCGGTGTTTACCCATTGGATATATCTAAGGTAAAGGATTATGTGTATATAGACAAAGATGTTGAGGTTTTAAAATGGGATGAGATAATCTATGAAGATGGAGAGGATTATGAGGAGGAATTAGGTGTAGTTTCTGGATATATAACCTTAAATGAACCTGGGTTTTATCTTGTGTCAAGTGTTGCTTGGGCTGCTGGTCCTAATGAATACATTGTAGAAGTAGTAGGTGAAACTCCTTATACAGGTGCTTATCCCTTTAAAGGCATAGGCTTAAGCAATTATAAAGCTAAAAATATCTACGAGAAGGGCATATTCAATGATATAGAGGATAATGCTTGGTATGCAAAGGCAGTTATTGAATGTTATGAATTAGGCTTCATGGCTGGAAAAGGTGAGGGAAAATTCGATCCTAAAGGAAATGTTACTTTGGCAGAGGCAGTAACTATGGCAGCTAGGATAAACAAAATTTACTATGGAAATAGTCCTATATTTGATAACACTGGATCTAATTGGTATGACGGTGCTATTGCTTATCTAAAGGAACAACAAATAATATGCGGCGACGAATTTATAGATTATACAAAAGATGCAACTAGGGCTGAATTAGCCTATATCTTCTCAAAAACTTTACCTTATATGGAGTATCCGGAGATAAACAATATTACAGAACTACCAGATGTAGACTATAATACAAAATATGATTATTCGATATTCACATTATATAATTCAGGAATAGTGACTGGGTCAGATAAAGAGTTGACTTTTAAGCCAGAGTCAAACATTAGCAGAGCTGAAGCAGCAGCCATTATAACAAGGCTAGTAAACACTGAAAATAGAACGAAAATTGTAAAGTAG
- the lpdA gene encoding dihydrolipoyl dehydrogenase, which yields MNKYDLIILGGGPGGYVAAIKAAQLGAKVAVVEKEKLGGVCLNWGCIPTKTLLKSAKLYKDILRANDFGIVGIDSSTVSVGWKSMLKRKDKVVNQLVSGIYMLFKKNRIDLFEGKGTILNKNQIEVNGETITGDNLIIAIGAGDSSPPIPGLDEAVRSGKAINSKGALQLEEIPKDLVVVGGGVIAVEFATLFNALGSNVTIIQRSGRILSGVENEMATTLEKHLKREGINILTNTKLKSIGEDGVLIEHKNEDKLIKGDKYLVSLGVKPDLKEMKNLDLKINSKGFIETNNRMETSIKGVYAIGDLNGRYALAHVASAEGIVAAENIMGKDSTLNYNIVPSCVYTFPELASVGMTEEEAREKGHDITVSKFPLAANGKALAEGETLGFVKIISDNQYGEILGTHIMASHATDMIAEAIVAMQLEGTVYDIAKAIHPHPTLSEIMMEAAFGSIDKPIHM from the coding sequence ATGAATAAATATGATCTTATTATCCTAGGTGGAGGTCCTGGAGGTTATGTGGCTGCCATTAAGGCAGCCCAACTAGGGGCAAAAGTTGCTGTAGTAGAAAAAGAAAAGCTTGGTGGAGTTTGTTTAAACTGGGGTTGCATTCCTACTAAAACACTTTTAAAAAGTGCAAAACTATATAAAGATATATTGCGAGCAAATGATTTTGGTATTGTTGGTATTGATTCTTCCACTGTATCTGTAGGTTGGAAATCAATGTTGAAAAGGAAAGATAAAGTTGTAAATCAATTAGTATCAGGAATCTATATGCTCTTCAAGAAAAATAGAATTGACCTTTTTGAAGGCAAAGGAACTATATTGAATAAAAATCAGATTGAAGTCAATGGTGAAACCATCACTGGTGACAATCTCATTATTGCTATAGGAGCTGGCGACTCCTCCCCTCCTATTCCTGGACTAGATGAGGCTGTAAGGTCTGGGAAAGCAATAAATAGTAAGGGAGCTTTGCAGCTTGAAGAGATTCCTAAGGATTTAGTAGTAGTTGGTGGCGGGGTCATTGCAGTTGAATTTGCTACACTATTCAATGCCTTGGGGTCAAATGTGACTATAATTCAGAGATCTGGCAGGATACTCTCTGGAGTAGAAAACGAAATGGCTACTACTCTTGAGAAGCATCTAAAAAGAGAAGGCATAAATATATTGACTAATACAAAACTAAAATCAATTGGTGAAGATGGAGTATTAATTGAGCATAAAAATGAAGATAAATTAATTAAAGGAGATAAATATCTTGTTTCCTTAGGAGTAAAGCCAGATTTAAAGGAAATGAAAAATTTAGACTTGAAGATTAATTCTAAAGGTTTTATTGAAACAAATAATAGAATGGAAACCAGCATTAAAGGAGTCTACGCAATAGGAGATTTAAATGGCAGGTATGCCTTAGCTCATGTTGCATCAGCTGAAGGTATCGTAGCAGCTGAAAATATCATGGGTAAGGATAGTACTTTAAATTACAATATAGTTCCTTCCTGTGTCTATACCTTCCCTGAATTAGCCAGTGTAGGAATGACTGAAGAAGAAGCAAGGGAAAAGGGTCACGATATTACAGTTAGCAAATTCCCATTAGCTGCTAATGGAAAAGCATTGGCTGAAGGTGAAACTTTGGGCTTTGTAAAGATTATCTCTGATAATCAATATGGTGAAATATTAGGCACTCATATAATGGCCTCTCATGCTACAGATATGATTGCTGAAGCTATTGTAGCTATGCAGCTTGAAGGCACTGTATACGATATAGCAAAAGCCATCCACCCTCACCCTACTCTCTCAGAAATCATGATGGAAGCTGCCTTTGGTTCAATAGATAAACCGATACACATGTAA
- a CDS encoding DUF3006 domain-containing protein, with the protein MKITIDRFEEEFAIVELENKEMINIPRVILPIEAKEGDIITISVDQGETEERKNRIQSKFDRLFCGD; encoded by the coding sequence ATGAAAATTACTATTGATAGGTTTGAAGAGGAATTTGCCATAGTAGAATTAGAGAACAAAGAAATGATTAACATCCCAAGGGTTATACTTCCTATAGAGGCTAAGGAAGGAGATATAATAACTATTTCAGTGGATCAAGGAGAGACGGAGGAGAGAAAAAATAGGATACAGAGTAAGTTTGATAGGCTCTTCTGTGGAGATTGA
- the namA gene encoding NADPH dehydrogenase NamA, translated as MKSLTEYKLKGLELKNRIVMPPMCMYSSDEDGMVKDFHEVHYISRAIGDVGLIIVEATGVLPNGRITSNDLGIWSDNHILGLKSLVDKAKVYGSKMAIQLAHAGRKCESNDEYIVAPSPIRFNEKYRVPRELNKDEIKEIVLAFRDAARRADEAGFDTIEIHGAHGYLIHEFLSPITNKRTDEYGGSLENRTRFLKEILGSIKEVWPKEKPILLRVSADDYSQDGINKEEMVRIINEVKENIDMVHVSTGGLISVKFPIFPGYQVTHSDTIRKECNIPTIAVGLIYEYDQIEEILNNNRADLVALGRALLRDPNIVLNMAYENDLDIIYPKQYERGYY; from the coding sequence TTGAAGAGTTTAACAGAATATAAACTTAAAGGATTAGAATTAAAAAATAGGATAGTAATGCCACCTATGTGTATGTACTCATCTGATGAAGATGGCATGGTTAAGGATTTCCATGAGGTACATTATATCTCTAGAGCAATAGGTGATGTAGGCTTAATCATAGTTGAAGCTACTGGCGTTCTTCCAAATGGTAGGATAACTAGCAATGATTTAGGTATATGGAGTGATAATCATATACTAGGGCTAAAATCCTTAGTAGATAAAGCAAAGGTCTATGGTAGCAAAATGGCTATTCAATTGGCCCATGCAGGAAGAAAATGCGAATCCAATGATGAATATATTGTAGCCCCTTCACCTATTAGATTTAATGAGAAATATAGAGTACCTCGTGAACTAAATAAAGATGAAATTAAGGAAATAGTCTTAGCCTTTAGAGATGCTGCTAGACGGGCAGATGAAGCTGGTTTTGATACTATTGAAATCCACGGGGCTCATGGATATTTAATACATGAATTCCTGTCACCTATTACAAATAAGAGAACTGATGAATATGGTGGTAGTCTAGAAAATAGGACTAGATTTTTAAAAGAAATATTAGGATCTATAAAAGAAGTATGGCCTAAGGAAAAACCAATACTTCTTAGAGTAAGTGCTGATGATTATTCCCAAGATGGAATTAATAAGGAAGAAATGGTCAGGATAATAAATGAAGTAAAAGAAAATATTGATATGGTTCATGTAAGTACTGGTGGACTCATTAGTGTCAAGTTCCCAATCTTCCCTGGATATCAAGTGACACATTCTGACACCATAAGAAAGGAATGCAATATACCTACTATTGCAGTAGGACTAATTTATGAATATGATCAAATAGAAGAAATCTTAAATAACAATAGAGCTGATTTAGTAGCTTTAGGAAGAGCACTTCTTAGAGATCCGAATATAGTATTAAATATGGCTTACGAAAATGATCTAGATATCATTTATCCTAAGCAATATGAAAGAGGATATTACTAA
- a CDS encoding helix-turn-helix domain-containing protein, whose amino-acid sequence MQIEKIDFKDNSPFHIRIQSINRYPIHWHENVTEIILPIKGSIEVKSNFEHLQVGEGDFLFINNKTIHYIQSPNEAIVVIFYINLNYFEEQFPYIKNMFFRNSIYHDDPQSESEFDTETKEKFKSYFRNLLISLLLESIDHKFTTNSLLDKLINKLVYQMIYEFNWIQFMQKDGDFISSTHLDRYHRIVKYIEDNYQNKISLDDVVSQEYISKTYFSHFWKNLSTFTFRERISYERVLKSELLLFKNMTILEISNQCGFSDVKYYYENFKRWYGCMPLEHKGKCILYETKGSKYKEMKFSNIEELLSAYMKMYFVLDINQDKDMDFPTLIDKYLYLKYYHNIHNKQQSDTPKYLFIDPMKYSTIGMEKNSIVFNWGALDLLLNLIFDFEFKAQIKLSSDNIHGILIQDYTRSFVESCISRYGIEAVREWHFLINYRDSLMFDNHDPIEKILTDKIRDVNISYYIEP is encoded by the coding sequence ATGCAGATAGAAAAAATCGATTTTAAAGATAATAGTCCTTTTCATATTAGAATACAGTCAATAAATAGATATCCAATCCATTGGCATGAAAATGTTACTGAAATTATACTACCTATAAAAGGCTCAATTGAGGTTAAATCTAATTTTGAGCATCTACAAGTAGGTGAAGGAGATTTTTTATTCATCAACAACAAAACTATCCACTACATCCAAAGTCCTAATGAAGCCATTGTAGTTATATTTTATATTAATTTGAATTACTTTGAAGAGCAATTCCCCTATATCAAGAATATGTTTTTTAGAAATAGTATTTATCATGATGATCCTCAAAGTGAAAGTGAGTTTGATACAGAGACTAAGGAAAAATTCAAAAGCTACTTTAGAAATCTCTTAATCAGTCTTTTATTAGAATCAATAGATCATAAATTTACAACTAATTCACTCTTGGACAAGCTAATCAATAAATTGGTCTATCAAATGATCTATGAGTTCAATTGGATACAATTCATGCAAAAAGATGGGGATTTCATTAGCTCTACTCATTTGGACAGGTATCATAGGATTGTAAAATATATTGAAGATAATTATCAAAATAAAATAAGCTTAGATGATGTTGTGTCTCAAGAATATATTTCAAAGACATATTTTTCTCATTTCTGGAAAAATCTTAGCACCTTTACTTTCAGAGAGAGAATTAGCTATGAAAGAGTATTAAAATCCGAACTTTTATTATTTAAAAACATGACAATCTTGGAGATATCCAATCAATGTGGATTTTCCGATGTAAAATATTATTATGAAAACTTTAAAAGATGGTATGGATGCATGCCCCTTGAGCACAAGGGTAAATGTATTTTGTATGAAACAAAGGGCTCTAAGTATAAGGAAATGAAGTTTTCTAATATAGAAGAACTTCTTTCAGCTTATATGAAAATGTATTTTGTCTTAGATATTAATCAGGATAAAGATATGGACTTTCCAACTTTGATTGATAAGTATCTGTATTTGAAATATTACCATAATATTCACAACAAACAGCAATCAGATACTCCTAAGTACCTTTTTATTGATCCAATGAAGTATTCAACTATTGGCATGGAGAAAAATAGTATTGTGTTTAATTGGGGTGCTTTAGACCTTCTATTGAATCTTATCTTTGATTTTGAATTTAAAGCACAGATTAAACTAAGTAGCGATAACATTCATGGTATTCTAATTCAGGATTATACAAGGTCTTTCGTAGAGAGTTGTATATCTCGTTATGGTATTGAAGCTGTTAGAGAATGGCACTTTTTAATTAATTATAGGGATAGTTTAATGTTTGATAATCATGACCCTATTGAAAAAATACTAACTGATAAAATTAGAGATGTGAATATTAGTTATTACATAGAGCCATAG